The genomic window CGATGAAAGGACGGATATCTATTCTCTGGGAATCATTATGTATGAAATGTTAACGGGAGAAACGCCCTTTCAAGGCGATCAGGTAGTATTAATGAATAAACACTTACATGCAAAACCACTACCTTTCCGGAGGTTAAACAAAAAATTAGCGGTGCCCCCCTACATCGAACGCATTATTCTCAAATGTTTGGAAAAAAATAAGGACAAGAGACCCCAATCGGTAGATGAGCTAAAATCATTGCTACAAAATGAGCAAAGCAGCACAACATCAATATTCTCAACGTACCCCAGCCGAACCGTTCTGGTTATGATACTTATCCTTCTCCTGATCCCCCTCACACTTTACCCGTTCTTTTGGCCTGGCAGAGATAAGAAAGATATCCCGTCCCTCACGGAAAGTGTTTCCACCCACAAGGAATCTTCCCAGAAAATACTGGCATTCCAGAAGAACGATAGCGGCAACAGGTATAAAGTCCCGGATAACGCCGGAGAACTCTTTTTCAGTGAAGAGTTCAATAGAGCCTATGAATTCTACAAGACATGCTTCAGTCAAAAACCCGTTCTCACTCCACCGGATAACAACAATAACGGCTCCAAACACATCGTGGCCACGAAGCTCCTCAACAAAGATTCTCCAGACAAAGGGATCGACCTGGTTCAAGAATATGACCCCGGTGCAGATTATAAAAAACCAGTACCGGACACGAACGAACCCATAAAAAATGAAATACAAGAGTGGTTGCAGAATTATAAAAAGGCATGGGAAATGGCAGACATTGAAGCCTTAAAAGAACTGGGAGAGATCTCTTCAAAAAAGGAGGAAAAGAAGCTGAGGAAGCATTATTCCTATGTGAACTATGTTACCGTCTCCATTCAAAATGTAGTAATCGATGTACAGGAGGATGGCTGTCAGGCTGTCATTAGTTTTGACCAGGAGGACGAATGGACCGACGAAAAAAGCAACCGGCACAGAAAAGTTCCGCCAAGGATAACAAAAATCCTTCGAAAGGAAGATGGCGCATGGAAAATCGAGAAAATAACGGATCAGACGAGTAGACAGGCAATGCTGTATAAAAAATATAAACACCTTTGGGATGGTATTGCCCTGAGATATGATAATTTCAAGAAAAGGGTCAAGCTCTCATTGCTACAGCCAGAAAGAACGAATCGCAGCAATTGACACCAGGAAGAATTTCCGTAAACAATAGAAATCCTTGCGGCAAAGGATTACCTTTTTTGAAGGGCATTGCGGTATTTGCTCAACGCGAGAAGAGGAAAATAGGTGCAGTACATATGATATTTCAGATAAAAGACCTTGGGGAAACCCGTTGCCGTAAATTCCGTTTCATCCCAGCTTCCGTCTTCTTTTTGAGTCGCCAGGAGGAATTTAATTCCCTTTTCCAGGGCATCAGGTCTCGTCTCCCCACCTGCAAGTAAGGCTAACAAAGCCCATGCCGTTTGTGAAGGCGTGCTCTTCCCAATTGCCTTGAGGAATGGATCATCATAGGACTGAATGGTCTCACCCCATCCGCCATCAGAATTCTGAACACTTTTCAACCACTCCATAGCGCGCCGGATATAGGGCATAGTCATGTCTTCCCCAATCGCAGAAAGTCCGGAAAGTACGGACCACGTACCATAAATATAATTTGCGCCCCAGCGGCCAAACCACGAACCGTCTTTTTCCTGCTCTTTCCGGAGAAACGCTACTGCCTTTTGGATATCCTGAGAGGACTTGCCAAACCCTATGCGGCCTAAAAAGTCGATACACCGGGCGGTAACGTCACTCGTGCTCGGATCCAATAAAGCATTAAAATCTGCAAACGGAATATGATTTAAAAGGGTCTTGTTGTTGTTGCGGTCAAATGCACCCCACCCACCGTCATCGCATTGCATCGCCAGAATCCATCGCATTCCGCGCAAAAACGAAGACTCTTTGCGAGCGGTTTCCGGCAGTGATACCCGTTGTAATGCCATGAGGACAGCGGCGCTGTCATCGGTATCGGGGTAAAACTCATTTGCATATTGAAAGTACCAGCCGCTTGGCTCGTCGACCTTGCATTTCAAAGCCCAATCACCGAAATTCCTCACTTCCTTGCTGAGAAGCCACCGTCCAGCCCTTTGTAACGCAGGATCAATGCTGGGAACCCCGGATTCATGGAGCGCAATAATCGCCCATGCGGTATCCCATACCGGCGATACGCACGGTTGCAGGTACAGCCTGTCGCCCTCGCAGACAACCAGATTTTCTATATCTTTCAGCTGCTTTGCCAGCGCCGGATGATCATCCGGATAGCCAAGACACTTCATGGCAAAAATCGAGTTAATAATTGCCGGCCAGATAGCGCCAAGTCCGCCAGATTTCTCCAGATGATCCAGCATCCATCTTTCCGCTTTGCGAAGGGCAACTCTCCGAATGCATTGAATGGGTTGTTGTTCGTAGCGTCTGAAAATACTGTCAGCGTCAATAAAGAAATTACGCCAGCTCAAACCCGCTTGATCCCGCTTAATGCGGTAAACAACCTTTTCGCGCGGCACGACGTAGAGCTCTTTCAGCAAATCATCCCCAACGGGAATATGAGGTTTTTTTGCTATGGCAATAGAGAGCGGCACCACAATGCATCTCGACCAGTAAGACATCTCATAAATACTAAAGTAAAATCCGGGGGGAAACAGGATCATTTCAGCAGGAACGGCGGGCACAGCCCGCCAGTCAACCTGCCCAAACATGGCAAGGTAAATCTTCGTGAAGCAGTTGGCCTTCATAATGCCTCCCTTATCGAGAATGCATCTTCTGGCCCTCTGCATGAAAGGTTCGTCTGCGGGATACCCCGCCAATTTCAGGGCAAAATACGCTTTTACCGAAGCGCTGATTTCACTAGGACCCCCGTAGTAAATATTCCAGCCACCGTCGGGAAGTTGATGGTCTCTGAGGAGATGCGCAGCCATTTTTTGTTTCTCATGATCTATCTTCCCAAGAAAATGCATGAGCATAATATAATCTGACGTTATGGTTGTGTCCGCTTCTAAAATTCCTACCCAATGCCCATCGGACCGATCTTGCTTCCTGAGAAGGTACTGCTGCGATCTGATGATTCCCGTATCCAAAGGATTTTTTCCTGCCAACGGCGGAGTGATGCTTGTCCTTACCGGCATACTTTCAAATCGTAAATTCTCCTTCGGTAATTCAGGAACGGGATGCTTCCCGTTTCCGTTTCCATTGAATTTATAAATACTTGTTTCTAATCGCTCAAACAGGTTTAATAAAAAATTTCTCATCCCTCAACAACCCTCACGGTAGTAATAGTACACTATATTAAGTTGACAATTATCATTACGTTACGTAAGCAGTAACGCAATAAAATACCACATTTAGAAGGCAATTTCAAGGAAAACTTGCCTGATGATGGTTCCATTTTTGACCGGATAATTTTTTTCGATATGATTTTCTCTTTTGAAATCACGGGTACGCATCCATACCTGCTATTTTAAAAAAATCCATCTCTTTTTACCTCCTCAATCTCAAACCGCTCATCCACTTTTTTCAAGTAACCCATGCACAACGCAGGGTCATGCTGAAAGATCAGGAGCCAGTGCTCTTCAAACGCCTGTTGCAGTATTTTCTTTTTGTTCTCCAGGGTTTCCAGGGGGAATAAATCGTATCCAGAAATGTAGGGATACTGAAGATGTGCTGTGGTGGGGATGAGATCAGCCAGAAAAAATGCTATGCCTCCCTGGGATTCGATTTTTACACACTGATGATGACGGGTATGCCCTCCTGTTTTTATAAGCGAGACACCCATATCCACCTCTATGATCTCTTCTTGTACGACAGAGAGCAACCCGGCGTCGGCTAATGGCAAAAAGTCTTCGGCCAGATAACTTGCCCTGGTCCTTTCATTGGAGTTTATAGCAGCATCCATCTCGCCTTTCTGGACAAGATATCTTGCCTTTGGAAAGGTGGGTACAATTCCTTTTTTTTTATCCATGGTTGTATTGCCACCGGCATGGTCAAAATGGAGGTGGGTATTGATGACGATATCGATGTTTTCAGGTCGATAGCCAACGTGTTTAAGCGATTCCAACAAATGATATCCTTTATCAATCCCATACCTTTGACAAAATTTTTCATCATGCTTTGATCCAATTCCCGTGTCGATCAGGATGTTATGGTGTCCAGTTGCAATCAAGAGGCAATGAAGCGATAACCGTATCCTGTTCTTACTGTCGGGAGGATAAACCTTTTCCCATAGAACACGAGGTACAATCCCAAAAACCGCCCCGCCGTCCAGATACAGATCGCTATCATTTACCGGATAAATTGTAAATGTGCCCAGCTTCATCTTTCCCCTTCTCCCTGAGGCGTGTACTCCTGCCAAGATAATATCCTGATAAAACCGGCTTGGGTCAGAACCGTGATGACTACGAATGGCCGGTCGTGTTAACACGATCTCCGGTACGACACCATGCCCAGAAATACAAATCCCTTGTTGGGCACCGGAGATTGAAACTTTCCGGTAACCCTTACGTTTTGAAAAAAAGCAGGGGCGAAGTTTTTGCCAGTATGAACACGCACATATCCATACCGATTATGGCAAATGCTTCGCCCCTGTGAGTAAGGTTTTCATACCTCTCCTTCATTCCCTCATCGAGAATGAGGGGAGAGAGGGCTGATTATGTTGATTGTGGCTTCGCGGTATCAAATAAAAGTATGATTTTTCTAAGAAAAACACACCGTTTTAAGCATATTTTTATTTTCTGCATGCCGTCAGATAGGAATCACTGTAAAGATGCTGATTCATGATAATCTCTGCGGTTATTGCGGCGTCCATTAAGTCCTTGTCAAGCACGTCCATGACTGCCGCATCCAGTCCGTAGGAGATTCCCATCGTCAGGAACACCCGAGCCAAAAGCCGCTTTTCCTTTGTTCCCTGCGAAAAGTTGCTCAACCCTACGTTCCTGTGTGGCGGCGGGTCAGAAATCATCTTAATCTGATTGAAGATATCAAACATGAGCGCTGGTTGCTTCTGATCAACATTAATAGGGAAAAGTATGGGATCAATGTATACCTTAGACAGCTCATATTCGTGCTCCACGGCCTTTTCAACAATCTTCATGGCAAATTCCATGCGACGTTCGACGTCCTGCGGAATGCCGGTTTTGTCCATGGTCAGACATATCAGTGATGCATTATATTCCTTGGCTATGGACATGAATTTATCCAATTCTTCCGGGTCCCCTTTTGAAGAATTGATTAAGATTTCGTTCTTTGCAACCGACAACCCTGCCTTTACCACATCAAATTTCTGGCTATCAATGGCAATCGGCGTCTTTACCGTGTCCTGAACGACCTCAATCAGCCATTTCATTGCCTCGACAGGGTCAGCTGCAGCAGTGCCCACGTTCACGTCCAGAAAGCTCGCTCCTGCCTCCGTCTGTTTTATGGCAAGTTCCCTTACCGCCTTCGGATCTTTATTCTTTATCGCCTCTCGTACGTCTTTAAACATACCATTAATGCGCTCACCGATCGAAATCATCGTATGTTTATCCTTTCTTGAAAATTCTTACGCTTTAATATAAACGATCAATACACTTTTTCACCGTAGCAACGGCCTTGGGATGGTTCATACGGATAATATCAACGCCAGACTGCAACAAACCAACAGCCGTAATGGCCTCCCACATGGGCCCTCTCTCGTCCCGCGTTCCCCACTGAGGAACTTCTTTATCGTCAGATTTCGACTCCTTGGTTCTCCATGCCTCATGCCCGACGTCGCAGATCACGGGCATTGACATCATCTTATCACCCGTAAGCGCAGCCAGACGTTCACGTTCCTGAATAGAATAGGTGTACTCCAAACCGTAGCCGAGGGCGCCGGTTGACTGGAACATCACGATCCGATTGAGCGGAAAATCCATTTCTGACACAAGGATATTGACCTGTTTTGCAATATTGATATCTACCGGGGCCAAAGTAATGAGTGCATGTCCGTCCGCCAGGCAGGTGGCGGTAAGCGTCTTGTAATTATCCTGGGTAACCACCCCCATCAGACAACATTCCCCTTTTGCAGCCTGGCTTACCTTGGGCATGATCTCATTATCTTTTTCGTCGTGTTCGCATCCCCAGATAATCAGGGGAACGCCTACTGCGGCAAGGATCGACTTTACCGTTTTGACCGTTTGTTCTGCGGTTTTATTGCCCTTATCAGGATGAATCCCCTCCAATTTGAGGCAGATTAAATCGGCGCCGTACTGTTCCACGCATTTTTTTGCCCATTGTGCAGGGTCATGAAGGACATCCGCAAAAGGTTTTGTCAGGGTTTCCGGCCAGTCTTCCGGCGGCACGTCATAGACATCCATGGCAACCACGGGCTTTTGGCCGGGACTTCCCTCAAAATCCATAAAAGGGATACTTTTTGCGCCACCAACGGTAATCGTCTGCGTCCTCGTGCCTCCCTTGTCTTTTGTGGCGCCAAGGATAATTTCATTGACCGTACCCGACCACTTGTCAGCTACATTTGGTATTTCCATTCATTTCTCTCCTACCAATCCGTTCCATAACTAAAAAATCTCACTATGCTTGCCATGCTGCCGGCAAATCCATTAATCAGGTTGTCATCAGCTGGTTCAATCGTCCACGATTGAACCAAAACATTTGGCATTCTTCTCATGACAAGCGCTAATTTCAAACTTGTTTATCCCATTCAAAATGGGCGGTTCAATCTACAAGATTGAACCAGCACAAAGGTTTTGCAAACTACGATTGAAATTCATCGCCCTCTAGTGTACAGACATATTAATAACGAAACATATAAATGCTGTTTTGCAGCACTATATAACTATAATTGTCCACAATATATAATTCGTAATTAATATGTCTGTATACTAGGAACTGCCAGATACGCTCTTTTCAAGCATGCTTGCCGGCAGGTGTTTCTGCAGAAACTTCCCCAGTTTCTGATAAAGCTCATTTTCACGGGAAATTTCAAACACCGAAGCGCCACATGCCGCCGTATCATAAACCTCCTGATCAAAGGGAAAAATCGCAGCTATTTCAATCCCCAGGCTGCTTAACTTCTGCTGCAAATTTTCATGAATACCATTCCGGGGAACCCGGTTTAAGATGCAAAACTTTTGTCTGATGGTAACCGGCAGCGAGTCGGCTAATGCAAGGATCCTTTGTAACGTCAACGCCCCCACAATCGTTGGTTCACTGACGATCAGCAGGAGATCAACATTATTCGTCGTCCTGCGTGAGAGATGTTCCATCCCTGCCTCATTGTCCGTAACAATGAACGGATACGTCGTCCCAACTTTATCCAGGTATTTGCGAAGGAGATTGTTCACGTAGCAATAGCACTTCGGCCCTTCCGGCCTGCCCATCGTTAAAAGGTCAAATTTCTCCTTTTCGAGAATCGACTCCTCGATCGCATACTCAATATACCGATCCTTTGACATCCCGGAAAAATCCACTTTTTTCTCCACGATGTCTTCACGAAGATCGGCAACGGTGTTTTGCACGTGCAGACCAAGCAATGAACCGAGAGACGCATTCGGATCGGCATCCACCGCGGAAACCGGCTTGCCAATCTCTTCGGTAATATATCGAATAATAAGAGCGGAAAGGGTCGATTTTCCCGTTCCCCCTTTTCCTGCCACCGCAATATGAAAAGCCATACCTATTCCTTTTTATGAAACCATCAGTTCCTCTGCAACGGATGGAAATTTTTCAATATCGGTATGCGGCAAAAAGTTTGCCGATACATACTCCTCCATGTATTTATTATTGCTCATGAGATCAAAATACGTCATCCGCGATGCAATGCTTCCGGCAACTTCATAGGCGTCTTTTGCAAGCAGGGTCATCTTCGCTCCAAGGACGGAGGTATTCCCCACAAACTGCACCCTTGAAACGGATACGTCGGGAAGCATCCCAATGGTGATTGCGCTCCGTATGTCGAGATAATTTCCAAACCCGCCCGCAAGATAGAGATGTTCAATGTTATTTGCTTCCATTCCCATGGATTCAAGCAGGGTAGAGATTGCCGAATAGATCGCCGCTTTTGACCGCATGAGATTCTGAATGTCAGCCTGGGTAATAACGACATCCCGTTTTGTGGCAGTTTCGCTCCTGTCAACGAGGATAAATTCATATCCATTGTCCGTCCTTCTCAAACGGTCTGAGCGGATTCCTTTCTGGAAATTGCCGGTCCGGTCAATGACTCCGCTTCTGACAAGATTCGCCAGGCAGTCCAGAAGTCCCGACCCACAGATACCACTCGCCGGGGTGTCTCCTATAGTCTTGTACGTAACATCAAAATTTTTGGTAACCGACACCTTTTCAATAGCGCCCTTAGCCGCACGGGTGCCACAGGAGATGCCACTGCCTTCAAAAGAAGGGCCGGCCGATGCGGAACAGCACACCATCCAGTCTTTATTGCCCAGCACGATCTCACCATTCGTGCCAATATCAACAAGCAGCGACAACTTCTCTGCCTTGTCCAATCTGATTGCCAGGGCGCCGGAAGAAATATCGCCGCCCACATAAGCGCCAACACACGGGAGGGTATAGAGCAGGCCATTGTTATTCATTTTTATCCCTACCTCATGCGCCCTTAACGGAGGCACAAAGCTTGCCGTTGGGAGATACGGCTCTTTTCTGATATTCGTAGGGTCCAATCCCAGGAGGAAATGGGTCATTACCGTATTTCCCGCACACACCACCGCATGGATATCATGGATACTGAGGTGATTTCTCTTTACCAGGGTAGAAATGAGATGGTTAAT from Candidatus Brocadia sp. includes these protein-coding regions:
- a CDS encoding AAA family ATPase, coding for MAFHIAVAGKGGTGKSTLSALIIRYITEEIGKPVSAVDADPNASLGSLLGLHVQNTVADLREDIVEKKVDFSGMSKDRYIEYAIEESILEKEKFDLLTMGRPEGPKCYCYVNNLLRKYLDKVGTTYPFIVTDNEAGMEHLSRRTTNNVDLLLIVSEPTIVGALTLQRILALADSLPVTIRQKFCILNRVPRNGIHENLQQKLSSLGIEIAAIFPFDQEVYDTAACGASVFEISRENELYQKLGKFLQKHLPASMLEKSVSGSS
- a CDS encoding ASKHA domain-containing protein, which gives rise to MENSRSKVHFFPVDVTVEIEKGKTILDAAYKGDLFINALCGGDGTCGKCKVILGSGMIESMPTTHVSVSEAQKGYVLACSTKVMGNVEVIIPEESKLDKSQILVSEFPQFSGSLAAATAQVEHFPRDPLVKKVYLELSQPTLDDSMADYERLCREIMVKTHIPLEKLTTNLDVLKRLPHMVRNSDWKVTVTLGYRGSSVEIMEMQGGNVSEGNYGVAVDVGTTTVVAHLMNLSRGETIDIEATYNSQIKYGDDYIQRIMYAAENNAMELMQEVLVEDINHLISTLVKRNHLSIHDIHAVVCAGNTVMTHFLLGLDPTNIRKEPYLPTASFVPPLRAHEVGIKMNNNGLLYTLPCVGAYVGGDISSGALAIRLDKAEKLSLLVDIGTNGEIVLGNKDWMVCCSASAGPSFEGSGISCGTRAAKGAIEKVSVTKNFDVTYKTIGDTPASGICGSGLLDCLANLVRSGVIDRTGNFQKGIRSDRLRRTDNGYEFILVDRSETATKRDVVITQADIQNLMRSKAAIYSAISTLLESMGMEANNIEHLYLAGGFGNYLDIRSAITIGMLPDVSVSRVQFVGNTSVLGAKMTLLAKDAYEVAGSIASRMTYFDLMSNNKYMEEYVSANFLPHTDIEKFPSVAEELMVS
- a CDS encoding acetyl-CoA decarbonylase/synthase complex subunit delta, with the translated sequence MEIPNVADKWSGTVNEIILGATKDKGGTRTQTITVGGAKSIPFMDFEGSPGQKPVVAMDVYDVPPEDWPETLTKPFADVLHDPAQWAKKCVEQYGADLICLKLEGIHPDKGNKTAEQTVKTVKSILAAVGVPLIIWGCEHDEKDNEIMPKVSQAAKGECCLMGVVTQDNYKTLTATCLADGHALITLAPVDINIAKQVNILVSEMDFPLNRIVMFQSTGALGYGLEYTYSIQERERLAALTGDKMMSMPVICDVGHEAWRTKESKSDDKEVPQWGTRDERGPMWEAITAVGLLQSGVDIIRMNHPKAVATVKKCIDRLY
- the shc gene encoding squalene--hopene cyclase, which produces MRNFLLNLFERLETSIYKFNGNGNGKHPVPELPKENLRFESMPVRTSITPPLAGKNPLDTGIIRSQQYLLRKQDRSDGHWVGILEADTTITSDYIMLMHFLGKIDHEKQKMAAHLLRDHQLPDGGWNIYYGGPSEISASVKAYFALKLAGYPADEPFMQRARRCILDKGGIMKANCFTKIYLAMFGQVDWRAVPAVPAEMILFPPGFYFSIYEMSYWSRCIVVPLSIAIAKKPHIPVGDDLLKELYVVPREKVVYRIKRDQAGLSWRNFFIDADSIFRRYEQQPIQCIRRVALRKAERWMLDHLEKSGGLGAIWPAIINSIFAMKCLGYPDDHPALAKQLKDIENLVVCEGDRLYLQPCVSPVWDTAWAIIALHESGVPSIDPALQRAGRWLLSKEVRNFGDWALKCKVDEPSGWYFQYANEFYPDTDDSAAVLMALQRVSLPETARKESSFLRGMRWILAMQCDDGGWGAFDRNNNKTLLNHIPFADFNALLDPSTSDVTARCIDFLGRIGFGKSSQDIQKAVAFLRKEQEKDGSWFGRWGANYIYGTWSVLSGLSAIGEDMTMPYIRRAMEWLKSVQNSDGGWGETIQSYDDPFLKAIGKSTPSQTAWALLALLAGGETRPDALEKGIKFLLATQKEDGSWDETEFTATGFPKVFYLKYHMYCTYFPLLALSKYRNALQKR
- a CDS encoding MBL fold metallo-hydrolase, translated to MAGVHASGRRGKMKLGTFTIYPVNDSDLYLDGGAVFGIVPRVLWEKVYPPDSKNRIRLSLHCLLIATGHHNILIDTGIGSKHDEKFCQRYGIDKGYHLLESLKHVGYRPENIDIVINTHLHFDHAGGNTTMDKKKGIVPTFPKARYLVQKGEMDAAINSNERTRASYLAEDFLPLADAGLLSVVQEEIIEVDMGVSLIKTGGHTRHHQCVKIESQGGIAFFLADLIPTTAHLQYPYISGYDLFPLETLENKKKILQQAFEEHWLLIFQHDPALCMGYLKKVDERFEIEEVKRDGFF
- a CDS encoding serine/threonine protein kinase translates to MESRLDLDTEFGNLAISEGFITPAQASSCQRIADTFGGEYSRNSLDAVMVERGYITPEQRDSLLKILGITFVFCPYCKKGFKEADTDIQEIMYCKHCEKSFEYQHADQMDMHQASITSGKTLASFHQQTCDFYIGKLLGDKYEIVEKIAVGGWSTIYKAKRKMLDIDDVVAMKILHVNLRENPQDIKRFYNEAATICELRHPNAIYLYDFDRDAQGTIYMAMEFVHGKNLKEIIRDNGPITVARMLHIIFQVCDVISAAHKHPKKIIHRDITPQNIMLSRVGEADDFVKVLDFGIAKLWLHDHVSLTGSIVGTPLYMAPEQWEGGCDERTDIYSLGIIMYEMLTGETPFQGDQVVLMNKHLHAKPLPFRRLNKKLAVPPYIERIILKCLEKNKDKRPQSVDELKSLLQNEQSSTTSIFSTYPSRTVLVMILILLLIPLTLYPFFWPGRDKKDIPSLTESVSTHKESSQKILAFQKNDSGNRYKVPDNAGELFFSEEFNRAYEFYKTCFSQKPVLTPPDNNNNGSKHIVATKLLNKDSPDKGIDLVQEYDPGADYKKPVPDTNEPIKNEIQEWLQNYKKAWEMADIEALKELGEISSKKEEKKLRKHYSYVNYVTVSIQNVVIDVQEDGCQAVISFDQEDEWTDEKSNRHRKVPPRITKILRKEDGAWKIEKITDQTSRQAMLYKKYKHLWDGIALRYDNFKKRVKLSLLQPERTNRSN
- a CDS encoding dihydropteroate synthase, which produces MISIGERINGMFKDVREAIKNKDPKAVRELAIKQTEAGASFLDVNVGTAAADPVEAMKWLIEVVQDTVKTPIAIDSQKFDVVKAGLSVAKNEILINSSKGDPEELDKFMSIAKEYNASLICLTMDKTGIPQDVERRMEFAMKIVEKAVEHEYELSKVYIDPILFPINVDQKQPALMFDIFNQIKMISDPPPHRNVGLSNFSQGTKEKRLLARVFLTMGISYGLDAAVMDVLDKDLMDAAITAEIIMNQHLYSDSYLTACRK